ATCAGGCCCTGGATGGCCCCGGCCGATTGGTGCTCGTACAGCCCGAGTTTGAAGTGCATGCCCATGAGCGCGAAATCGTCGCCGGCGCACGAAAGCGTCAGATCGAACGGGCTGCAATCCGATTGATGGGGCGGTTCGAACAGCGAGAAAATCGCTTCCGAGTTGCGGAAGATGTCGGCGGGCCCGACGAAGCCGCGCATGGCGCGGCGTGCGCTCAGCACCGCTACCTCGGCGCTCAATGCGGCGGAGGCGCCTTTCGAGTCGGAAAGTTGCCGGCCATGGCGAATCGCGCGGAATGGAATATAGTGAGCCACGACCAGCCCGATCGCCGACTCGATTTGCTCCGCCGTGGCGCCCGACATCGCCGCGAACACGACCGCCGATGCAATCGCCCCATGCACGACATGATCGATCTTGTGGTCCTTGAGCGAATAGACTTCGGCCAACCGGCCGCGAATTTCGTCCAACAGAATCATCGCGCACAACGTGCGGTTGCCGTCGGCGCGGCTTAATTGCGCGGCGGCCACGGCGACCGGATAGAAGTCGTTGTGGCCAAACTCGCCGCGCGTGTGGCCGCGGGCGGGGTTGTAGCCGAAGTTCGTGCCGTTGGAATCCCACTCGCGCACAGCCGAGCAATTCGCGGCCACGGCTTTTTCCGGATGAACCGGCGCGATCGAACCAAAGCACGCGCTGCCGTCGCCGGGCGGGCAGCCGTAGCGCATGGCTTCCGCGCGCAATAGAGTCGGCGCGTTGGCGCGGGCCGCGAGAGCCGACACCCCGCAAGCCATGCTATCGCGGTGAAAGCGTTCGACTTGCTGGAAGACGGCGTCGCTGGGAGTGCCCAGCCGGCCAGCCAGAAAATCCAACGCAAACTGCCCCAGTCCATGGGCCTGGTTCGTATTTCGCGGCAGCGTGACGGATTCTGAATTCACCAGAGTGGATCGCTTAACGAGTTTGAATGCGAACTGCGAAAAATTATCGTCGCACGATTGAATTCAAGCAAGCCGCTGGTGGCTTCCCCTATCGCCGATGTTTGCCGTCAAACTCGGGGGCTCTTTTCCAAACCCGCGCTGCGGTTGGTCGCGGTGCTGATGATCGATCCGACTGGGAAAAGTTTGCCGGCGCTTGGTGGGACAAACCGCATGGCGACGGCTCATAAAACGGCAAAATTTTCCGATTGGCGAAGTTCCGTCGAATGTATTGCTAAGCGTTTCGCACGTACAGTGTTGGCAATTGTGCCGCCGATACCGTGCTGTGGGGAAATTAGCGTGATTTCCTATTTTCGGAATGCACGGCTGAAGAGGCGGCGAATCCGCCGGGCATGACACCTCTGGCACAAGGACGGAACGATGGTGCGAAACGTATTGAAATGGAGTTTGGCGCCGGCGGCGCTGGTCGCCATGGCGCTGGGCCAAGCCTGGGCCCAAGATGTGTCTACCAGTGCGGTCGGCATCAGCTATGCCGGCGATCCTCCCGCGCCTCCGGCGGCGGCTCCGGTTGCCCCGGCTGCGCCAGCCGCTCCCGCGGCGGATGCCCCCTGCGGATGCGATGCCGCCATGGGCGGCTGCAACAACCAATGCTGTTGCGATTGCGGCGGCTGCGAATTCGACTGGAGCAAGAACACGTGGGTCAAAGTCGGCGCCGGGATCCGCTTCTCGTTCGACAACATCGAGCAGCATACCCTCAGCGACCACAAGTACAACTTCTTCAGCCCTGACGATGCCCGTATCTACTTGAGCGGCCAAGGCCACGAGTACATCAAGTTCACGTTGAACACCGAAATCGACAACGGTGGCACCTTCGTCTCGCCGAACGATTTGGCCGACGTGCGGATGTTGGACGCCATCATCCAGTTCGAGCTCGACGACACGGTTAATTTTTGGGCTGGCCGGTTCCTCCCGCCGAGCGACCGTGCGAACTTGTGCGGTCCGTTCTATCAAACCCCCTACCTCTATCCGTTCGTGTCGAACTATGAGGCCGTCTTTGCCGGCCGCGACGACGGTGCGGCATATTGGGGTCAATGGAACGGCGGTTCGATCAAGTGGCAAGTCGGTGCGTTCAACGGCATCGGCCGCAACTATGCTCCGACAGCCGTCAACGTTCCCGGCCCGACGATTCCGGGCGATGCGGTCGGCCCGAACACCAACGGCGATCTGCTCTATGCGTATCGCGTCGTGTTCAACCTGCTCGATCCGGAGCCGGGTTACTATGCTCAAAGCAGCTACTTCGGCAAGAAGGAAATTCTGGCCATCGGCTTTGCCGGCCAGTTCCAAGACCATGCCGTGAACGACGGCATTGCCGGCGGCGTCGAAACGGTTGGCCGCAGCATGTACGGCAACAGCTGTGACTT
This DNA window, taken from Pirellulales bacterium, encodes the following:
- a CDS encoding MmgE/PrpD family protein, encoding MNSESVTLPRNTNQAHGLGQFALDFLAGRLGTPSDAVFQQVERFHRDSMACGVSALAARANAPTLLRAEAMRYGCPPGDGSACFGSIAPVHPEKAVAANCSAVREWDSNGTNFGYNPARGHTRGEFGHNDFYPVAVAAAQLSRADGNRTLCAMILLDEIRGRLAEVYSLKDHKIDHVVHGAIASAVVFAAMSGATAEQIESAIGLVVAHYIPFRAIRHGRQLSDSKGASAALSAEVAVLSARRAMRGFVGPADIFRNSEAIFSLFEPPHQSDCSPFDLTLSCAGDDFALMGMHFKLGLYEHQSAGAIQGLIDLLAAYPALMADPDQLRAIEVTIYEPAFHIIADPAKRNPTTRQSADHSLFYIIATLLRKAIGQKRSGWRELMLLPDDYGDEALRHPQTRRFIERMELRHGGSSFDEKYPDGIPTTLAIDHATLGHLSSGLVMYPEGHARAKTGQLDSLLDHKFQALAAPAVSDVAALERRFTNLGDRSPEEIAALYDFEIRGCQAQP